The stretch of DNA GGGGCAGCAGCTGATTTTTGTGAATCGCCAGGGAATGCGCATCAAGGATATGAGCCGTATCGAGCTGGCCATCGGCCTGCAGCAGGAGACGGTCACCCTGCTGGCCGGGATCGCCCGGGTAGAGCAGAACTTCGAGCAACTGCTGGAACACCTTGAGCAGGTTGCCGAACTGCACCAGCGGCGCCTGGCGGAAACCAAAAAACGGCTCGAGCAGGAGGAGCGTGAGCGTCTGGAGGCGGAGCAGCGACGAAGGGCTGAGCTGATGGCCCAGGCGCGAGCTGAAGCCAAGGCGCGGGCGATTGCCAAAGCGGAGGAGGAGAAGCGTCTGGCCGAGGAGCGCAAGCGCCAGGCCGCCGAGCAGAAACTCAAGGAGGAGACTGAGCGCCACCAGCGCAGCCTCAATCTTGCTCGCTCCCTGCCAACCGGATCCTGGCTGGAGCAGCGTTTGGGTGAAAAGCGGATGAAACTAAAACTGGCGGTGATCAACAAGATCGACCAGCAGCGTATTTTTGTGGACCGGGCCGGCAATAAGCAGCTGAGCCTGAGCGAAGCGGAAGTGGCGCTGGAGCTCCATGAAGGGCGACTGGTGGTGGTCGAGAGCGGGGGCAATTTCAGCTCCGCACTGGCCACCGTGGTTGGTGGTATCCGAAGCGAACAACAGCGGCGGCAGTAGGGGAGACGAGCCATGAAAACCGTGCAGGAGAACAAGCGTTTCCAGGATCGCCTTAACCGCAGTGTTGAGGTTTACGTGGAGTTGCCCGACCATTTGGGGGATGTGGAGATCGTGTTGTGCGAAACCCTCGATATATCCCCGGCCGGCTTTCGTATGAATATCCAGGACCCGCTGCCAACGGCGGTGGTGCTGGATGTGTGCGCCGATTTTGACGGCGAGCGCTACTTCCTCAAAGGCGAGGTCAAATGGCAGCACAAGGTGGGGGACATTCTCGAAACGGGGATGGAGCTGTACGATGCCATCGACAGTGATTTCGACCGCTGGCAGCAGCTGTTCCAGAACGACACCCCCTAGTCCGGCCGGGCCCGGTTGCTCCGAACCGGGCAGATACCCAATCCCATCTCGTGAGGTTCTTCTGGCCCTGGCCAGGTCGCCTTAAATTCCGTTTGTCTGCCCCCGTCCCACTTCGATAGACTGTCGCGATAATTATAAACCGACTAATCGACTGTGATGGGAGACCCGGATGACCCAAACCAAGATTTTACTGGATGAGAGCGAGATACCCCGCCAGTGGTATAACGTGGTGGCTGACCTGCCGACGCCGCCGGCGCCACCCCTGGGACCCGATGGTAACCCGCTCGACCCCTCTGCCATGTCGGCCATTTTCTGTGACCCCATCATTGAGCAGGAGGTTTCCGCCCAACGCTGGATCGATATCCCCGATGAGGTGAGAGAGATCTACGGCCAGTGGCGCCCTACGCCGATGTTCCGGGCGCACCGGCTCGAAAAGGCGCTCAACACTCCGGCCAAAATCTATTACAAATATGAGGGAGTCTCGGCAGCCGGATCCCATAAGCTGAATTCAGCAGTGGCCCAGGCCTATTACAACCGTCAGGCCGGTATTACCCGCCTGACCACCGAAACCGGCGCCGGGCAGTGGGGCTCCTCCCTGTCGCTGGCCGGGCAGATGTTCGGCATCGATGTGCGCGTCTATATGGTGAAGGTGAGTTACGGTCAAAAGCCCTTCCGTCGATCCATGATGCAGACCTGGGGAGGCGAGGTGCTGGCCAGCCCCACCGACCAGACTGAGGTGGGGCGCCGGATCCTGGCTAAGGACCCCGAGTGCCAGGGCTCCCTGGGGATTGCCATCTCCGAAGCGGTGGAGGAGGCAGTATCCCGCGCCGATACCAAGTACTCACTGGGGTCGGTATTGAACCATGTGTTGTTGCACCAGACCGTCATCGGCCTGGAGGCCAAGAAGCAGTTTGAAAAGGTGGGCGATTACCCCGACATGATCTTCGCCCCCTGTGGGGGGGGCTCCAATTTTGCCGGTGCGGCTTTCCCCTTCTTTGCCGATGTCGCCGCCGGCGGCAAGCCGGTGCGTATGGTGGCGGTTGAGCCCAGCTCCTGTCCCAGCCTGACCCGCGGCCACTACGCCTATGACTTCGGTGACTCCGAAGGCTTCACCCCGCTGACCCTGATGTACACCCTGGGACACGACTTTATGCCCCCCGGTATTCACGCCGGTGGCTTGCGTTACCACGGCGCCTCGGCGCTGGTGTCGCAGATGTACCAGGAAGGCTTGATCGAGGCGGTTGCAGTGCCCCAGGTGGCGACCTTCGAGGCGGGGGTGACCTTTGCCCGAGCGGAGGGGATTATCCCCGCGCCTGAATCCAATCATGCCATTCGCGCTACCATCGACGAGGCGCTTCGCTGCCGCGAGTCGGGAGAGCAGAAGAC from Aestuariirhabdus litorea encodes:
- a CDS encoding TrpB-like pyridoxal phosphate-dependent enzyme is translated as MTQTKILLDESEIPRQWYNVVADLPTPPAPPLGPDGNPLDPSAMSAIFCDPIIEQEVSAQRWIDIPDEVREIYGQWRPTPMFRAHRLEKALNTPAKIYYKYEGVSAAGSHKLNSAVAQAYYNRQAGITRLTTETGAGQWGSSLSLAGQMFGIDVRVYMVKVSYGQKPFRRSMMQTWGGEVLASPTDQTEVGRRILAKDPECQGSLGIAISEAVEEAVSRADTKYSLGSVLNHVLLHQTVIGLEAKKQFEKVGDYPDMIFAPCGGGSNFAGAAFPFFADVAAGGKPVRMVAVEPSSCPSLTRGHYAYDFGDSEGFTPLTLMYTLGHDFMPPGIHAGGLRYHGASALVSQMYQEGLIEAVAVPQVATFEAGVTFARAEGIIPAPESNHAIRATIDEALRCRESGEQKTLFLNLSGHGHFDMASYDRYLGGQLEDYEYPQQAIEEALTRLPQVAMAE
- a CDS encoding PilZ domain-containing protein encodes the protein MKTVQENKRFQDRLNRSVEVYVELPDHLGDVEIVLCETLDISPAGFRMNIQDPLPTAVVLDVCADFDGERYFLKGEVKWQHKVGDILETGMELYDAIDSDFDRWQQLFQNDTP